A stretch of the Sulfolobus acidocaldarius SUSAZ genome encodes the following:
- a CDS encoding pyridine nucleotide-disulfide oxidoreductase produces the protein MRVVILGGGFAGLSALKTYRDAILIDEKNYFVLTHRLVDVVRTGNPEIAKLPYRKVLRATVKSVDFKEKKVITTEGTILYDKLIITLGYSQRLIPGSEKLENIEDALRIREKLRKERKVAVLGGGALSVELAGHARELGKEVYLVEERDKLLGFMSKDSSEYAKRRLEEMGVNLYLKTKVEGIDNGTLVTTNGNLKVDLVISGVGFKGPEIISRLRLTNINSRMLVNEYLRSEDFEDVYGAGDCATTKSFIPMSAQVAVQAGERAMLNAIGNEDKFRYKQLAVIVKIGSESFGDFMGRFVRGDMAELAKRFGIFRAIRLIN, from the coding sequence ATGAGAGTTGTCATTCTAGGGGGAGGTTTTGCTGGTCTTTCTGCGTTGAAGACTTACAGAGACGCAATTTTAATTGACGAAAAGAACTACTTTGTATTAACCCACAGATTAGTTGATGTAGTGAGGACTGGAAACCCTGAAATAGCTAAGTTACCCTACAGAAAAGTGTTAAGGGCTACGGTCAAGAGTGTTGACTTTAAGGAGAAAAAAGTGATTACTACTGAAGGGACCATACTATATGATAAGCTGATCATAACTTTGGGCTATTCACAAAGGCTCATACCCGGTTCAGAGAAGTTAGAAAACATAGAGGATGCGTTAAGAATAAGAGAAAAGTTAAGAAAGGAGAGAAAAGTTGCGGTACTTGGAGGAGGTGCTCTTTCGGTTGAACTTGCAGGTCATGCTAGAGAGCTAGGAAAGGAAGTTTACCTAGTGGAGGAAAGGGATAAGTTATTAGGATTCATGAGTAAGGACTCCTCTGAGTACGCGAAAAGAAGGTTAGAAGAAATGGGGGTTAATTTATATCTGAAAACGAAGGTTGAGGGAATTGACAATGGTACATTAGTCACTACTAATGGTAATTTAAAAGTAGATTTAGTAATATCAGGTGTTGGATTTAAGGGACCTGAAATAATAAGCAGACTGAGGCTTACGAACATTAACAGCAGAATGCTAGTTAATGAATATCTGAGGTCTGAGGACTTTGAGGATGTCTATGGGGCTGGTGATTGTGCAACCACAAAAAGTTTTATACCTATGTCAGCTCAAGTTGCTGTCCAAGCAGGAGAGAGAGCCATGCTAAATGCCATCGGTAATGAGGATAAATTCCGGTACAAACAGTTAGCAGTTATTGTGAAAATTGGAAGTGAGTCATTTGGAGATTTTATGGGAAGATTCGTCAGAGGAGATATGGCTGAATTAGCTAAAAGGTTTGGTATATTTAGGGCTATAAGACTAATTAACTAG
- a CDS encoding glucose-1-phosphate thymidylyltransferase — MKAIILHGGQGTRLRPLTHTGPKQLIKIAGKPISLWGVLSLRDIGISDFGIILGNNHPEKVIEYYGDGSKFGIKVTYIYQGEARGLADAIYKVKDFVKDDNFIVYLGDNVVLEGLDKLVSFNSSASILLARVDNPNRFGVAVINNDNKVVRLVEKPKERISDLALVGVYAFTPEIFHAIEKIKPSWRGELEITDAIQELINEGKEVSYSLIKGWWKDTGTPDDLLEANMILLDRYLETVVKGKVDDSRVEGRVIIDEGSVVEKSVIRGPVYIGKNCKISGSHILPFTSIGDNVVIENSEVSNSLIMDDVQIKGLSITQSLIGSGARVLKKENLPTGRIFIIGENSLVEV, encoded by the coding sequence ATGAAAGCCATCATACTTCACGGCGGTCAGGGGACTAGACTAAGACCTTTAACTCATACGGGACCAAAGCAACTCATCAAAATCGCCGGAAAACCCATATCCTTATGGGGCGTTTTATCACTGAGGGATATAGGCATAAGCGATTTTGGTATTATACTTGGGAATAACCACCCAGAAAAGGTGATCGAGTATTATGGTGATGGATCAAAGTTCGGCATAAAGGTTACGTATATATATCAGGGAGAGGCAAGAGGATTAGCTGATGCTATTTACAAGGTAAAAGACTTTGTAAAAGACGATAATTTCATAGTATATTTAGGCGATAACGTTGTTCTTGAGGGGTTAGACAAACTCGTTAGTTTCAACAGTTCAGCATCAATACTCCTTGCAAGGGTAGATAATCCGAACCGTTTTGGTGTAGCTGTTATAAACAACGACAATAAGGTCGTGAGACTAGTTGAAAAACCTAAGGAGAGGATATCTGATTTAGCTCTTGTAGGCGTTTATGCGTTTACCCCTGAAATTTTTCACGCAATTGAAAAGATAAAGCCGAGTTGGAGGGGTGAACTTGAGATAACTGATGCAATTCAGGAACTTATTAATGAAGGTAAAGAGGTATCCTATTCACTGATCAAGGGGTGGTGGAAGGATACTGGAACACCTGATGATCTGTTGGAGGCAAATATGATCTTACTTGACAGATACCTGGAAACTGTAGTGAAAGGTAAAGTCGACGACTCAAGAGTGGAGGGGAGAGTAATAATAGACGAGGGGAGTGTAGTTGAGAAGTCTGTTATAAGAGGACCAGTGTATATAGGGAAGAACTGTAAAATAAGTGGTTCTCATATACTGCCTTTTACATCTATTGGCGATAATGTAGTGATCGAGAACTCAGAAGTGTCAAACTCATTAATAATGGACGATGTCCAAATTAAGGGACTATCTATAACTCAATCATTAATTGGGAGTGGAGCAAGAGTCCTAAAGAAGGAGAATCTACCTACTGGCAGGATATTCATTATAGGTGAGAATTCTTTAGTGGAGGTATAG
- a CDS encoding dTDP-glucose 4,6-dehydratase translates to MMVTGGAGFIGSSFSREVKKPVIFDLLTYAGRLENLIGVDHIFVKGDIRNYSQLEDIVKKYDIKIIVNFSAETHVDRSINNAHIFLDTNVSGVVNLLEICRRYDTRLVQISTDEVYGEQENATEDFPLRPSSPYSASKASADMFILAYVRTYGVDAIIIRPSNNYGPRQHIEKLIPKTIVRTLLGLEIPIYGKGDQERDWIYVEDTAKVIAQLVETGKKGEIYNVPGGQRITNIKLVEMIGELMGKKLKIKFVKDRPGHDKKYSMISTKLSYKVTPLKEGLSKTIKWYLENEWWWRPLLNDEYFLREAQW, encoded by the coding sequence ATCATGGTTACTGGTGGGGCTGGTTTTATTGGTTCCTCTTTTTCACGTGAAGTGAAAAAACCTGTGATCTTTGATCTATTAACCTATGCTGGGAGGTTGGAGAATCTAATAGGTGTAGACCATATATTTGTCAAAGGAGATATACGAAATTATAGTCAGTTAGAAGATATTGTAAAGAAATATGACATAAAAATTATTGTAAATTTTTCAGCAGAGACTCATGTTGATAGGTCAATAAATAACGCCCATATATTTTTAGACACTAATGTTTCCGGAGTAGTGAACTTGTTAGAAATATGCAGAAGGTATGATACCCGCCTAGTTCAAATCTCCACCGACGAAGTTTACGGAGAACAGGAGAATGCTACAGAGGATTTTCCGCTGAGACCCTCCTCCCCTTATTCTGCATCTAAAGCTTCTGCCGATATGTTCATTTTAGCTTATGTTCGTACTTATGGAGTTGACGCAATAATTATTAGACCATCAAACAATTACGGACCTAGACAACACATTGAGAAGCTAATTCCCAAAACCATTGTGAGGACACTGTTGGGACTTGAAATACCAATTTACGGTAAAGGTGATCAGGAAAGGGACTGGATATACGTTGAAGACACTGCAAAGGTAATCGCTCAATTAGTTGAAACAGGAAAGAAAGGTGAAATATACAATGTACCAGGGGGTCAAAGGATAACTAACATAAAACTTGTTGAAATGATAGGTGAATTAATGGGAAAGAAATTGAAGATAAAATTTGTTAAGGATAGACCTGGTCACGACAAAAAGTACTCAATGATTTCAACAAAATTGAGTTACAAAGTTACTCCTTTGAAGGAGGGACTGAGCAAGACAATTAAATGGTATTTGGAAAACGAGTGGTGGTGGAGACCACTTTTAAATGACGAATACTTTTTGAGGGAAGCACAATGGTAA
- a CDS encoding dTDP-4-dehydrorhamnose reductase has translation MVTLIIGGSGQLGQELGKLIKDSILTFSSRPIKGGIYLDTRNYIRVQDLIMKTKPEVIINTSAITDVDKCEVDRINAYSVNSLAVKHMVRAASITKSYFIQISTDYVFDGSRGNYNEDDLPNPLNYYGLTKLLGETYSSSYDYSLVIRTSGIYGSSKENFPLYVLKSLMKGSKVRAVRDMYYSPINVKQLAEAIVQLLPLRKTGILNIAGERVSRYDLALRIAKMSSLNENLIEAVNYEDMSWEARRPKDSSLDSSTVKKYVSVNLSLEEGLRRLISDVQGE, from the coding sequence ATGGTAACATTAATAATCGGTGGATCTGGACAACTTGGTCAGGAACTTGGAAAGTTAATAAAGGACAGTATTCTCACCTTTAGCTCAAGACCAATTAAAGGTGGTATCTACTTAGATACACGGAACTACATAAGGGTACAAGACTTGATCATGAAGACTAAGCCTGAAGTTATCATAAACACGTCTGCAATTACAGATGTGGACAAATGTGAAGTGGATAGAATTAATGCGTATAGTGTAAATTCGTTAGCTGTAAAGCATATGGTAAGGGCGGCTTCAATAACCAAGTCATACTTCATTCAAATATCGACAGACTATGTATTTGACGGAAGTAGGGGGAATTATAATGAAGATGATTTACCAAACCCTTTAAATTATTATGGGCTCACCAAGTTACTCGGAGAGACGTATTCTTCATCCTATGACTACTCACTTGTAATAAGAACTTCAGGGATCTATGGAAGTAGCAAGGAGAATTTTCCTCTTTACGTTTTGAAGTCACTGATGAAGGGGAGTAAAGTGAGGGCAGTCAGGGACATGTATTATTCTCCCATTAACGTTAAACAATTAGCTGAGGCTATAGTACAACTGCTGCCTTTAAGGAAAACAGGTATTTTGAATATTGCTGGAGAGAGAGTATCAAGATATGACTTAGCCTTAAGAATTGCTAAAATGTCGTCATTAAACGAAAACTTAATAGAAGCTGTTAATTATGAGGACATGTCGTGGGAGGCTAGGAGACCTAAGGACTCTTCCTTGGACTCGTCAACTGTTAAGAAATATGTGAGTGTCAATTTATCCTTAGAGGAGGGGTTAAGGAGGTTGATAAGTGATGTTCAGGGTGAATAA
- a CDS encoding dTDP-4-dehydrorhamnose 3,5-epimerase: MMFRVNKKDIPDVLVIETDKYEDERGFLMELFKRSNLIFIDNIVQVNYSYSRKGVIRGLHYQLKPKEQGKLVTVIDGKIYDVAVDIRRGSPWYGKFVTEILVPGKMLWIPPGFAHGFQALENSHVVYFISGNDFSPPSEAGIRYDDPDIGVNWPIQNPVVSQKDLRWPSLKECKNNFEYVAHDRR; this comes from the coding sequence GTGATGTTCAGGGTGAATAAGAAGGATATTCCTGATGTTCTTGTTATAGAGACTGATAAATATGAGGACGAAAGGGGATTTTTGATGGAGCTCTTCAAGAGGTCTAACCTCATTTTCATCGATAATATAGTCCAAGTTAACTACTCCTATTCCAGGAAAGGGGTAATAAGGGGGTTACATTACCAACTAAAGCCCAAAGAACAGGGTAAACTAGTTACAGTGATCGATGGTAAGATATACGATGTGGCTGTGGACATTAGAAGAGGATCGCCGTGGTATGGAAAGTTTGTTACTGAGATCTTGGTTCCAGGGAAGATGTTGTGGATACCGCCAGGTTTTGCTCATGGTTTTCAGGCTCTGGAGAACTCCCATGTTGTCTACTTCATTTCTGGAAACGATTTTTCTCCTCCTAGTGAGGCAGGGATAAGATATGACGACCCAGATATAGGAGTGAACTGGCCAATACAGAACCCTGTCGTGTCACAAAAGGACTTAAGGTGGCCCAGTCTCAAAGAGTGTAAAAACAACTTTGAATATGTAGCTCATGACAGGAGGTAA
- a CDS encoding ABC transporter substrate-binding protein translates to MSYKKALTRIQAILIVVIIVIAVVGVAVYFLSQKPSSSPASSSSTSSSSNSASSTSQSGNLVIYGAGAYAAILNYLASQFQNQTGIQTHVNPGGSFALASQISQGSPVDVFVPVAFIQAIPLEGSQNPGWTIAFLSDQMTIVYSNYTESTPYWNQLYSNYTMAMKTNQTQYWYNFFYLLSTKFSLGIANPNTDPEGLYAYLILNMAGYLYANHNTSYFTDLVKANPNVKSATTTAAFVSPLKAGELDFTFSYVSYAVSQKLDYLKLPPWLSFGYYPNETQWYSQFSYNITVSGKTLTIHGNPVYLYITVPLTSTNPNAAYQFIEFILSHHSELSQFGVTPVYPAVLFYNNLNSLPQPISQLLQNGELKYGGTIPSI, encoded by the coding sequence ATGTCCTATAAAAAAGCTTTAACTAGAATTCAAGCCATACTAATAGTAGTAATAATAGTTATTGCAGTTGTAGGAGTCGCAGTGTACTTTCTAAGCCAGAAACCTTCTTCATCTCCTGCCTCCAGTTCATCTACTTCCTCTTCTTCAAATTCAGCGTCATCTACCAGCCAAAGTGGGAATTTAGTTATATATGGCGCAGGAGCTTACGCAGCAATACTCAACTACCTAGCGAGTCAGTTTCAAAATCAGACAGGGATACAGACTCACGTTAATCCAGGTGGGTCATTTGCTTTGGCAAGTCAAATTTCACAGGGTTCACCTGTAGACGTCTTTGTGCCAGTTGCGTTTATACAGGCTATTCCACTTGAGGGATCTCAGAACCCAGGTTGGACAATTGCTTTCCTATCTGACCAGATGACTATAGTCTACTCAAATTACACTGAAAGTACTCCTTACTGGAACCAGTTATATTCCAACTACACCATGGCTATGAAAACCAATCAAACCCAGTACTGGTATAATTTCTTCTATCTACTTTCCACTAAGTTCAGTTTGGGAATAGCTAATCCAAATACTGATCCTGAGGGGCTATACGCCTACTTAATTTTAAACATGGCTGGTTACCTTTACGCCAACCACAACACTAGTTACTTCACTGATCTAGTGAAAGCTAATCCAAACGTGAAAAGTGCCACAACAACTGCTGCTTTCGTATCTCCACTGAAAGCAGGAGAGCTGGACTTCACGTTCTCCTATGTATCTTATGCTGTTTCTCAGAAGCTGGACTATCTAAAACTACCTCCTTGGTTGAGTTTCGGTTATTATCCCAATGAGACCCAGTGGTATAGTCAATTTTCCTATAACATTACAGTATCAGGAAAAACCCTCACTATTCACGGAAATCCTGTGTATTTGTACATTACTGTACCACTCACCTCAACCAATCCCAATGCAGCATATCAGTTCATCGAGTTTATTCTGTCCCACCACAGCGAATTGTCGCAGTTTGGTGTGACCCCAGTGTACCCAGCAGTGCTATTTTACAACAACTTAAACTCATTACCTCAACCTATAAGCCAATTATTGCAAAATGGAGAGTTAAAGTATGGCGGAACTATTCCAAGTATTTAA
- a CDS encoding mercuric reductase, with protein sequence MHDLAIIGYGAAGFSALIRANELGIKPVLIGYGEIGGTCVNVGCVPSKRLLSIGETYKYASIALNRKITPNFEKSFEDKSEIVSTLRKEKYEDVLNSYDAKVIKGKAHFISPNAIKVNGEIIEAKKFLIATGSSPSIPDIKGLNEAGYWTNVEALSPTRKISSLAIIGGRALALEFSQMYKRLGVDTVILQRSNRILPNWEPEISLSVKNYLENVEEIPVFTQVRVEEVETKNDQKVVITDMGEVEVDEILVATGRRPNVDLNLDVAGVSLNEKGGVKVDDELRTTNPNIFAAGDVIGEQMLESVAGKEGFIAVDNAILNSHKKIDKLSVPQVVFIDPNVSRVGLTQVEAESLGYAVDYRVVSMDSVPKARILRESLGLIKMVVNREDMRILGVEIFGKNSAEIINEAALAIKFKATIYDIIDTIHVFPTMSESLKIAAIAFERDVKRMSCCVD encoded by the coding sequence GTGCATGACCTTGCAATAATAGGTTATGGTGCTGCAGGCTTCTCAGCACTAATAAGGGCAAACGAACTGGGAATAAAGCCGGTATTAATAGGCTACGGGGAAATTGGCGGTACTTGTGTAAATGTTGGCTGCGTACCTTCAAAGAGATTGTTAAGTATTGGTGAAACTTATAAATACGCCTCAATAGCCTTAAATAGAAAGATTACGCCAAACTTTGAGAAGTCATTTGAAGACAAATCAGAAATAGTCTCGACTCTAAGAAAAGAGAAATATGAGGACGTGTTGAACAGTTACGATGCAAAAGTGATCAAAGGCAAGGCTCACTTTATCTCGCCTAATGCCATTAAAGTTAATGGGGAAATTATAGAGGCAAAAAAATTCCTCATAGCAACTGGTTCATCGCCGTCTATTCCTGATATAAAAGGCTTAAATGAAGCAGGTTATTGGACTAACGTTGAAGCCCTATCTCCTACAAGAAAGATTTCCTCCTTAGCAATAATAGGAGGAAGGGCATTGGCACTTGAATTCTCACAAATGTATAAGAGATTAGGTGTAGACACTGTCATACTCCAGAGGAGTAATAGAATTTTACCCAATTGGGAACCGGAGATCTCCCTGTCAGTCAAGAATTACTTGGAGAATGTAGAGGAGATACCTGTTTTTACTCAGGTTAGAGTGGAAGAAGTGGAGACAAAGAATGACCAGAAGGTCGTTATAACAGACATGGGTGAAGTAGAGGTTGACGAGATACTTGTTGCAACTGGAAGGAGACCCAACGTAGATTTAAATCTTGATGTCGCAGGAGTTAGTCTGAACGAGAAGGGTGGGGTTAAGGTTGATGATGAACTGAGAACTACGAATCCAAACATCTTTGCTGCTGGTGATGTTATAGGGGAGCAAATGTTAGAATCCGTTGCCGGGAAGGAAGGTTTTATAGCTGTAGATAACGCGATACTGAACTCCCATAAAAAAATTGATAAACTAAGTGTTCCCCAGGTGGTCTTCATTGATCCTAATGTATCTAGAGTTGGTTTAACTCAAGTTGAGGCTGAGTCCTTAGGATATGCTGTGGATTACAGGGTAGTCAGCATGGACAGTGTTCCCAAAGCAAGGATATTAAGGGAGAGTCTTGGCTTAATCAAGATGGTAGTTAACAGGGAAGACATGAGAATTCTAGGTGTGGAAATATTTGGTAAGAACTCGGCTGAGATAATTAATGAAGCAGCTCTTGCGATTAAGTTTAAGGCCACTATATACGATATAATAGACACTATCCATGTGTTCCCTACAATGTCAGAGAGTCTAAAGATCGCTGCCATTGCTTTTGAGAGAGATGTAAAGAGAATGAGTTGTTGTGTGGACTAG
- a CDS encoding transcriptional regulator: protein MVKMRMNKNELKCENCGMELTEEHIYTKMIKGKEHYFCCEDCANEFQRKFNF, encoded by the coding sequence ATGGTTAAAATGAGAATGAATAAAAATGAGTTAAAGTGTGAAAACTGTGGCATGGAATTAACTGAGGAACATATTTACACTAAGATGATTAAAGGAAAAGAGCATTATTTCTGCTGTGAAGATTGTGCAAATGAATTTCAAAGAAAATTTAACTTTTAA
- a CDS encoding ArsR family transcriptional regulator: MEPILSELESFFSALSDKTRLSIVLFLLEKGEVTVDEISRTLNKSQSLISHHLACLRNCGIVKVRKEGKFSYYSLADEDIKNLVRNAIEHVRKYSKSILACEVVGNSKPDTLSDRKIVLETDEIETGTPGNS; encoded by the coding sequence ATGGAACCAATTTTAAGCGAATTAGAGTCATTTTTCTCGGCATTGTCAGACAAGACTAGGCTAAGCATTGTGTTGTTTCTTCTAGAGAAAGGAGAGGTAACTGTTGATGAGATAAGCAGAACTTTGAACAAGTCTCAATCCCTTATATCGCATCATCTGGCTTGCCTGAGGAATTGTGGTATAGTTAAGGTAAGAAAGGAAGGAAAGTTTTCTTATTATTCTTTGGCTGACGAGGACATTAAGAACTTAGTTAGAAACGCCATTGAACACGTTAGAAAATATAGTAAGTCAATATTGGCATGTGAGGTTGTTGGTAATAGTAAACCAGATACTCTTAGCGACAGAAAGATCGTTTTGGAAACCGATGAAATTGAAACTGGTACTCCAGGTAATTCATAA
- a CDS encoding 2-keto-4-pentenoate hydratase, whose product MNKAELLFDAYKKRKEIEPFPLEKEEGYQVYRDFSKMLVDHEGLAGYKIALQGKALGVITKPMITFDEEIELWFKTHKLEVEIIAVVRKGKVEKTYLGLEIPATRFNTWNLPEQYIIADDAFAGRLFVGEQIEPPFGNFKLFINDKLVGEGGPAYNPSSVVRQDMEGYVSLGVFIGPHTIGKGDRVRVEGKKTISVKFV is encoded by the coding sequence ATGAACAAAGCAGAATTACTTTTCGATGCGTATAAGAAAAGGAAGGAAATAGAACCTTTCCCACTAGAGAAGGAAGAAGGCTATCAAGTTTACAGGGACTTTTCAAAAATGTTAGTTGATCATGAGGGCTTAGCGGGATATAAAATAGCACTTCAAGGAAAGGCTTTAGGAGTGATAACAAAACCTATGATAACATTTGATGAGGAGATAGAGCTATGGTTTAAGACCCATAAGCTGGAGGTAGAAATTATAGCAGTCGTGAGGAAAGGTAAGGTGGAAAAGACTTACTTGGGACTTGAGATACCTGCAACTAGGTTTAACACGTGGAATCTCCCTGAGCAATACATAATTGCTGATGATGCCTTCGCAGGAAGGCTCTTCGTGGGTGAACAAATAGAACCACCTTTCGGAAACTTTAAGCTCTTTATAAATGATAAGCTGGTAGGAGAGGGAGGTCCTGCCTACAATCCTTCAAGTGTTGTTAGACAAGATATGGAGGGCTATGTGTCCTTAGGTGTGTTCATTGGGCCTCATACTATAGGGAAAGGAGATAGAGTCAGGGTAGAGGGCAAGAAGACGATAAGTGTGAAGTTTGTGTGA